A genomic stretch from Cloacibacterium caeni includes:
- a CDS encoding TonB-dependent receptor produces the protein MSVIKQYLTPKQKALAINLDPNIYGTFAEIGAGQETVRHFFRAGAASQTIAKAMSAYDKDYSDAIYGKEDKNRYVTQNRLKKMLRHEVGLIQERLDNEENSHRKFFSFANTVTTINYQKTFLGHGWVGIMFQAQPGQEYSEIVLHVKFKENDATLQQETLGNLGVNLVYGAFHLYDNPRRLIKSLYDDISIDKIEIDMIDFQGPAFPYVDNRLMSLQLIKNSMTEAVIFNSEGKNMLPADLLYRKDVFAVRGSFRPVTLVNVDMFENGLKMFLNETEGKPEDTVILFEITVSNLKASGNLDERDFLDRVDVLAKLGYTVMISNFSEYYRLVDYFTSYNVRYTGIAMGVNNLLMVFDEDYYKHLSGGILEAFGKFFKKDMRVYLYPYKDPKTHELLTSENLKVNDNLKELYKYFKHNRRIVDIKDYNPEHSEIYSREILQKISNSESGWEEQLPDGVAAMIKERGMFGYKEDITFEEY, from the coding sequence ATGTCTGTAATTAAGCAATATCTTACTCCCAAGCAAAAGGCTTTAGCCATCAATTTAGACCCTAATATATATGGTACTTTTGCAGAAATTGGTGCGGGACAAGAAACGGTTCGTCATTTCTTTAGAGCGGGAGCTGCTTCTCAAACGATTGCAAAAGCAATGTCTGCTTATGATAAGGATTACAGTGATGCTATTTATGGTAAAGAAGATAAAAATAGATATGTAACCCAAAATAGACTGAAAAAAATGCTTCGTCATGAAGTGGGTCTTATTCAAGAGCGCTTAGATAACGAAGAAAATTCACATCGTAAATTTTTCTCTTTTGCGAATACAGTTACTACCATTAATTATCAAAAAACCTTTTTAGGTCACGGTTGGGTAGGAATTATGTTTCAGGCGCAACCTGGTCAAGAGTACAGCGAAATTGTTTTGCATGTAAAATTTAAAGAAAATGATGCTACGCTTCAGCAAGAAACGCTGGGAAATCTTGGCGTAAACTTGGTTTATGGAGCATTTCATTTGTATGACAATCCTAGAAGATTAATCAAAAGTTTGTATGATGATATTTCAATTGATAAAATTGAAATAGACATGATTGATTTTCAAGGACCTGCTTTTCCTTATGTGGATAATCGATTGATGAGTCTTCAGTTGATTAAAAATTCTATGACGGAAGCGGTAATCTTCAATTCTGAAGGGAAAAACATGCTTCCAGCAGATTTGTTGTATAGAAAAGATGTTTTTGCAGTAAGAGGAAGTTTCAGACCAGTAACTTTGGTGAATGTAGATATGTTCGAAAACGGTCTAAAAATGTTCCTCAATGAAACAGAAGGAAAACCAGAAGATACCGTTATTCTTTTCGAAATTACGGTTTCTAACCTCAAAGCTTCCGGAAACTTAGACGAAAGAGATTTCTTAGATAGAGTAGACGTTTTGGCGAAACTGGGTTATACCGTTATGATTTCTAATTTCTCAGAATATTATAGGTTGGTAGATTATTTCACTTCTTATAATGTAAGGTATACCGGAATTGCGATGGGCGTAAATAATTTATTGATGGTTTTTGATGAAGATTATTACAAACATCTTTCTGGTGGAATCTTAGAAGCATTCGGTAAGTTCTTCAAAAAAGATATGAGAGTATATCTGTATCCTTATAAAGATCCTAAAACACACGAATTGCTCACATCAGAAAACTTAAAAGTGAATGACAATCTTAAAGAATTGTATAAATATTTTAAACATAACAGAAGAATTGTAGATATTAAGGATTATAATCCAGAGCATTCTGAAATTTATTCTAGAGAAATTTTGCAGAAAATTTCGAATAGTGAATCAGGCTGGGAAGAGCAATTGCCAGATGGAGTAGCAGCAATGATTAAAGAAAGAGGAATGTTCGGTTACAAAGAAGATATTACATTCGAAGAATATTAA
- a CDS encoding PfkB family carbohydrate kinase, with amino-acid sequence MKLLAVGTVAFDAIETPFGKTDKILGGAATYIGLAASVMKTDVSLVSVIGGDFPQHYLDMMTSKGINIDGVEMIKDGKTFFWSGKYHNDLNSRDTLATELNVLENFDPKIPESAKDAEVLLLGNLHPAVQLAVLDRMEKRPQLVILDTMNFWMDLTWDLLLEVIAKTDVITINDEEARQLSGEYSLVKAAQKIHEMGPEFVIIKKGEHGALLFNDGKIFAIPALPLEEVFDPTGAGDTFAGGFAAYLTKNQEFTFEEMKSALIVGSAMASFTVEKFGTQRLEEVTEAEMISRIKQFKELTTFEVKL; translated from the coding sequence ATGAAATTATTAGCAGTAGGAACTGTAGCATTTGATGCCATAGAAACGCCTTTTGGTAAAACTGATAAAATTTTAGGAGGAGCAGCAACTTACATAGGTTTAGCCGCTTCTGTAATGAAAACAGACGTGAGTTTGGTTTCGGTGATTGGTGGAGATTTTCCACAGCACTATTTAGATATGATGACTTCTAAAGGAATCAATATCGATGGAGTAGAAATGATTAAGGACGGGAAAACATTTTTCTGGAGTGGGAAATATCATAACGACCTTAATTCTAGAGATACTTTAGCTACAGAACTGAATGTTCTAGAGAATTTCGACCCGAAAATTCCAGAATCTGCAAAAGATGCCGAAGTTTTACTTTTAGGAAATCTGCATCCTGCTGTACAATTAGCCGTGTTAGATAGAATGGAAAAACGTCCACAATTGGTGATTTTAGATACCATGAATTTCTGGATGGATCTTACTTGGGATTTATTATTGGAAGTAATTGCTAAAACAGACGTTATTACCATTAATGATGAAGAAGCACGTCAGCTTTCAGGAGAATATTCACTGGTGAAAGCAGCGCAAAAAATCCACGAAATGGGACCAGAATTCGTGATTATCAAAAAAGGAGAACACGGAGCATTGTTATTTAATGATGGTAAAATCTTCGCAATTCCAGCATTGCCGTTAGAAGAAGTTTTTGATCCAACTGGAGCTGGAGATACTTTCGCAGGTGGTTTTGCAGCGTATTTGACTAAAAACCAAGAATTTACTTTCGAAGAAATGAAATCTGCATTAATTGTAGGTTCTGCAATGGCAAGTTTTACGGTAGAAAAATTCGGAACTCAGCGTTTAGAAGAAGTTACCGAAGCCGAAATGATTAGCAGAATAAAACAATTTAAAGAACTTACCACTTTCGAAGTGAAACTTTAA
- a CDS encoding peptidylprolyl isomerase, with the protein MKYLFALSFLVTLISFNANAQVKKGDLVDGISAVVGDEIVLESDILEQQNYAIQQGAAQTNKCEFMEQILSNKLLIYKAKKDTLIQDRTAAIRAQAGDKYNQILSQFPSERAMLDSYKFRSSYELKNVIEKMDIDNYYGQSKYALITDKVNITPNEVTDFYNAFKYQLPQVKDEVVLSKIVMFPKLTDAHKQEIIDKLKKIKQDILNGETFENKARIYSDDPGSAANGGLYTNIGRGKMVKIFEATALNLQEGEISDPVESEFGFHIIQLVKKSGKLYDARHILLKAEPNAEEIATAKAEMEQIRKDILEGKTTFKDAAYKHSDDKNTKFNAGVIPAEDGSDRQEKINLPATVAYQIAGVNKGDLTEVFMDELNQKKAVVLMKVNDIIPEHSLDIATDFERIKSFALDKKKRETLEKWVKENLADTFISLDNRYKDCQFKTDWNKAAIVK; encoded by the coding sequence ATGAAATATTTATTTGCATTGAGTTTTTTGGTAACGCTCATTTCTTTTAATGCAAATGCACAAGTGAAAAAAGGAGATTTAGTAGATGGAATTTCTGCAGTGGTAGGAGACGAAATCGTATTAGAATCAGATATTTTAGAACAACAAAATTACGCTATTCAACAAGGTGCTGCACAAACCAATAAATGCGAATTTATGGAGCAGATTTTGAGCAATAAACTTTTAATTTATAAAGCGAAAAAAGATACTCTTATTCAAGACAGAACGGCTGCGATTAGAGCACAAGCTGGTGATAAATACAATCAGATTTTATCTCAGTTTCCATCTGAAAGAGCCATGTTAGATTCTTATAAATTCCGTTCTTCTTACGAATTGAAAAACGTGATTGAGAAAATGGATATTGATAACTATTATGGCCAATCTAAATATGCGTTAATCACAGATAAAGTAAACATTACGCCTAATGAAGTGACCGATTTTTACAACGCTTTCAAATACCAATTGCCACAAGTAAAAGATGAGGTAGTGCTTTCTAAAATTGTAATGTTTCCTAAACTTACAGATGCGCACAAACAAGAAATCATCGATAAACTTAAAAAAATCAAACAAGATATCTTAAACGGAGAAACTTTCGAAAATAAAGCAAGAATCTATTCTGATGACCCAGGTTCAGCTGCAAATGGTGGTTTGTATACCAACATCGGAAGAGGGAAAATGGTGAAAATCTTCGAAGCTACTGCGCTTAATCTTCAAGAAGGAGAAATTTCTGATCCTGTAGAATCTGAATTTGGTTTCCATATCATTCAATTGGTGAAAAAATCAGGTAAATTGTACGATGCAAGACATATTCTTTTAAAAGCAGAACCAAATGCTGAAGAAATTGCCACTGCAAAAGCAGAAATGGAACAAATTAGAAAAGATATCCTTGAAGGAAAAACTACTTTTAAAGATGCTGCTTACAAACATTCTGATGATAAAAACACCAAGTTTAATGCAGGGGTAATTCCAGCGGAAGACGGTTCTGACAGACAAGAAAAAATTAATCTTCCAGCAACTGTTGCTTATCAAATTGCAGGGGTAAATAAAGGAGATTTAACAGAAGTTTTCATGGATGAACTCAATCAGAAAAAAGCCGTAGTATTAATGAAAGTGAATGACATAATTCCTGAACATTCTCTAGATATCGCTACTGATTTTGAAAGAATTAAAAGTTTTGCTCTTGATAAAAAGAAAAGAGAAACTTTAGAAAAATGGGTTAAAGAAAATCTAGCAGATACTTTTATCTCATTAGACAATCGTTACAAAGATTGCCAGTTCAAAACCGATTGGAACAAAGCGGCAATCGTAAAATAA
- a CDS encoding GAF domain-containing protein: MEIKKRLSSIIESPSHNTTEKLEKICHLLDQEFDYFNWTGFYFRNGDKEELVLGPYVGAATDHTVIPFGKGICGQVAVSNETFVVPDVWEQDNYLACSLETKAEIVVPIIKDGVNIGQIDIDSHKKDPFTDEDRELLEWLCAELAKIL; the protein is encoded by the coding sequence ATGGAAATTAAAAAAAGACTTTCATCTATTATTGAAAGCCCAAGTCACAATACCACCGAAAAATTAGAGAAAATCTGTCATCTTCTAGACCAAGAGTTTGATTATTTTAATTGGACTGGTTTTTATTTTAGAAATGGCGATAAAGAAGAATTGGTTTTAGGACCTTATGTTGGTGCAGCTACAGATCATACTGTAATTCCTTTTGGTAAAGGGATTTGTGGACAAGTTGCCGTGTCAAACGAAACTTTTGTAGTGCCAGATGTTTGGGAGCAAGATAATTATTTGGCTTGTTCGCTAGAAACCAAAGCAGAAATTGTAGTTCCTATCATTAAAGATGGTGTGAATATTGGTCAAATAGATATAGATTCTCACAAAAAAGACCCTTTTACAGACGAAGATAGAGAATTACTAGAATGGTTGTGTGCTGAATTGGCAAAGATTTTATAA
- the gldD gene encoding gliding motility lipoprotein GldD encodes MFKKLAVILLAFSALACSEETKPKPKGELRLEYPQPHYQAFTNPCAYSFEYSDFAAIADAKQACWYNLRYPKMKANVFITYFPVKNDFDAHVKEVEKMVYGHTIKASAIETKSFSYPEKKVYGNVYELKGESASNIQIFITDSTRHFVTANLYFNTRPKPDSLAPAVDYIKKDLLHMIDTFQWK; translated from the coding sequence ATGTTTAAAAAATTAGCAGTCATTTTGTTAGCATTTTCTGCATTGGCGTGTAGCGAAGAAACAAAGCCTAAACCCAAAGGTGAATTGCGTCTAGAATATCCACAGCCTCATTATCAAGCATTTACTAATCCATGTGCTTATAGTTTTGAATATTCAGATTTTGCAGCAATAGCAGATGCTAAACAAGCATGTTGGTATAATTTGCGTTATCCCAAAATGAAAGCCAATGTTTTCATTACGTATTTTCCGGTGAAAAATGATTTTGATGCGCACGTAAAAGAAGTAGAAAAAATGGTTTACGGACATACCATTAAAGCTTCAGCTATCGAAACCAAGTCTTTTTCTTATCCAGAGAAAAAAGTGTATGGAAATGTGTATGAATTAAAAGGAGAAAGTGCTTCTAATATTCAGATTTTTATCACAGATAGCACCAGACATTTTGTAACCGCGAATTTATATTTTAATACAAGACCAAAACCAGATTCACTCGCACCAGCAGTAGATTATATTAAAAAAGACTTGCTGCACATGATTGATACTTTCCAGTGGAAGTAG
- a CDS encoding MBL fold metallo-hydrolase → MKLKFLGTGTSQGIPVIGSTHPVCLSTNPKDKRLRSSVMITDDEGKKILIDCGPDFRQQMLTNQESNVDALLITHEHNDHVIGLDDLRPIIFQKRKDISIYCLPRVGKEIQNRFPYAFTEDKYPGAPSFEITEIGNEPFIIENTEITPIQVIHYKLPILGYKFKNLAYITDASFISEEEQEKLKNLDVLIINCLRKDEPHVAHYILPEILELVEKLQPKTTYLTHISNRFGFHDEIEAMTLANIHPAHDGLEIEF, encoded by the coding sequence ATGAAGTTAAAATTTCTAGGAACTGGCACTTCACAAGGCATTCCCGTGATTGGATCTACTCATCCTGTTTGTTTATCTACTAATCCTAAAGACAAAAGACTGAGGTCATCTGTTATGATTACGGATGATGAAGGGAAAAAGATTCTCATTGATTGTGGTCCAGATTTTCGTCAACAAATGCTCACCAACCAAGAAAGCAATGTAGACGCCTTATTAATTACGCATGAACATAATGACCATGTTATTGGACTAGATGATTTACGCCCAATTATTTTCCAAAAAAGAAAAGATATTTCTATTTATTGCTTACCAAGAGTAGGAAAAGAAATTCAAAATAGGTTTCCGTATGCTTTTACAGAAGACAAATATCCTGGCGCTCCGAGTTTTGAAATCACAGAAATAGGAAATGAACCATTTATTATAGAGAACACAGAAATCACACCTATTCAAGTGATACATTATAAACTTCCGATTTTAGGTTATAAGTTCAAAAACCTTGCTTATATTACAGATGCCAGTTTCATTTCTGAAGAAGAGCAAGAAAAATTAAAAAATTTAGATGTTCTTATTATTAACTGCTTAAGAAAAGACGAACCACATGTTGCTCATTATATATTACCCGAAATTCTAGAATTGGTAGAAAAACTACAACCCAAAACTACATATCTTACTCATATCAGTAATAGATTTGGCTTCCATGATGAAATAGAAGCTATGACACTAGCGAACATTCATCCTGCACATGATGGGCTAGAAATAGAATTTTAA
- a CDS encoding NAD(P)H-dependent flavin oxidoreductase: MIIFKQKKFMNRITQLFNIKYPIIQGGMIWHSGYKLAAAVSNAGGLGLIGAGSMYPDVLREHIQKCKLATDKPFGVNVPMLYPNIEEIIQIILEEKVPIVFTSAGNPKTYTEILKKEGRKVAHVVSSVKFAKKCQEAGVDAVVAEGFEAGGHNGREETTTLSLIPNVRRNIKIPLIAAGGIAVGSQMKAAMILGADGVQIGSRFAATVEASAHENWKQKIVETQEGDTQLTLKELAPVRLVKNKFFYELEEIYKEGKDIEALQEKLGKRRAKRGMFEGDLEEGELEIGQSSALIDEILTVEQVFQKLLKEFEEAEFSKF, encoded by the coding sequence ATGATTATCTTTAAACAAAAAAAATTCATGAACAGAATTACTCAACTTTTTAATATTAAATATCCCATTATTCAAGGAGGAATGATTTGGCATTCTGGCTACAAATTGGCTGCTGCGGTTTCTAATGCTGGTGGATTGGGTTTAATTGGCGCAGGAAGCATGTATCCAGATGTTTTAAGAGAGCATATTCAGAAATGTAAACTCGCTACGGATAAACCTTTTGGCGTAAATGTTCCGATGTTGTACCCTAATATTGAAGAGATTATTCAGATAATTTTAGAAGAAAAAGTACCTATTGTTTTTACATCGGCGGGAAATCCGAAAACGTATACTGAAATTCTAAAAAAAGAAGGAAGAAAAGTTGCGCATGTAGTATCTTCTGTGAAATTTGCAAAAAAATGTCAAGAAGCAGGGGTAGACGCAGTTGTAGCAGAAGGATTTGAAGCAGGCGGACACAACGGAAGAGAAGAAACCACTACACTTTCTCTAATTCCTAACGTTCGTAGAAATATAAAAATTCCGCTCATTGCAGCTGGTGGAATTGCAGTAGGTAGCCAAATGAAAGCTGCGATGATTTTGGGAGCTGATGGAGTTCAAATTGGTTCTAGATTTGCCGCAACCGTAGAAGCAAGCGCTCATGAAAATTGGAAGCAAAAAATTGTAGAAACTCAGGAAGGAGATACGCAATTGACTTTAAAAGAATTGGCGCCAGTTCGTCTCGTAAAGAATAAATTTTTCTATGAATTAGAAGAAATTTACAAAGAAGGAAAAGATATTGAAGCTTTACAGGAAAAACTTGGGAAGCGAAGAGCAAAACGTGGAATGTTCGAAGGAGATTTAGAAGAAGGCGAATTGGAAATTGGACAATCTTCTGCTTTAATCGATGAGATTTTAACGGTAGAACAAGTTTTTCAAAAATTATTGAAAGAGTTTGAGGAGGCTGAATTTTCTAAATTTTAA
- a CDS encoding rhodanese-like domain-containing protein: MTFEEILNSGEYHLIDVRQPEELQMDGAIEGAVNIPLATVPLRLDEIKEMKGPKIIFCRSGGRSGQACQFLAQNGLENIYNGGGFMQLHAALEHYKK, encoded by the coding sequence ATGACTTTTGAAGAAATTTTAAATTCAGGTGAATATCACTTAATCGACGTAAGACAACCAGAAGAATTACAGATGGACGGCGCAATAGAAGGCGCTGTAAATATACCTTTAGCAACTGTTCCTTTAAGACTAGACGAAATCAAGGAAATGAAAGGCCCAAAAATCATTTTCTGTAGAAGTGGAGGAAGAAGCGGACAAGCTTGCCAATTTCTAGCCCAAAATGGCTTAGAGAACATCTATAACGGTGGTGGTTTTATGCAATTACATGCTGCATTAGAGCATTATAAAAAATAA
- the queG gene encoding tRNA epoxyqueuosine(34) reductase QueG has product MNYSQLIKQKAEKFEFQSCGISKAEFLEEEAPRLETWLNKGYHGEMKYMENHFDKRLNPTLLVDGAKSVISLSYNYFPKVKIDEINNFKISKYAYGEDYHEVIKDILKGMVTELQEEIGEFGFRVFVDSAPVLEKAWARKSGLGWVGKNANLITKKHGSFYFLAEIICDLDLEYDLAVTDHCGSCRACIDACPTQAIVSDRIVDGSKCISYATIELKNEIPDYFNGKMDDWMFGCDVCQDVCPWNRFSAPTLQEKFAPNFQKLNFRKNEWKELTQELFSEIFKKSAVKRTKFSGLMRNINLLNDHSL; this is encoded by the coding sequence ATGAATTATTCTCAACTGATTAAGCAAAAAGCCGAGAAATTCGAGTTTCAATCTTGTGGAATTTCTAAAGCAGAATTTTTGGAAGAAGAAGCGCCACGTCTTGAAACTTGGCTTAATAAAGGCTATCACGGCGAAATGAAATACATGGAAAATCATTTCGACAAAAGGTTGAATCCCACACTTTTGGTAGATGGTGCAAAATCTGTCATTTCGCTTTCTTATAATTATTTTCCTAAAGTGAAAATAGATGAAATCAATAATTTCAAAATTTCTAAATATGCTTACGGAGAAGATTACCATGAAGTCATAAAAGATATTTTAAAAGGAATGGTGACTGAACTGCAGGAAGAAATTGGTGAGTTTGGTTTCAGGGTTTTTGTAGATTCAGCTCCTGTTCTAGAAAAAGCATGGGCTAGAAAATCTGGTTTAGGTTGGGTTGGGAAAAATGCGAATTTGATTACCAAAAAGCATGGTTCTTTCTATTTTTTAGCCGAAATTATTTGTGATTTAGATTTAGAGTATGATTTGGCGGTTACAGATCATTGCGGAAGTTGCAGAGCGTGTATAGATGCTTGTCCTACTCAAGCCATTGTTTCGGATAGAATTGTAGATGGCAGCAAGTGTATTTCTTACGCTACGATTGAGTTGAAAAACGAAATTCCAGATTATTTTAACGGAAAAATGGATGATTGGATGTTTGGCTGTGATGTTTGCCAAGACGTTTGTCCGTGGAACCGATTTTCTGCACCTACTTTACAAGAGAAATTTGCGCCTAATTTCCAAAAATTGAATTTTAGAAAAAACGAATGGAAGGAACTTACTCAAGAACTCTTTTCTGAAATTTTTAAAAAATCTGCGGTCAAAAGAACTAAGTTTTCTGGATTGATGCGTAATATTAACTTATTGAATGATCATTCTTTGTGA
- a CDS encoding TIGR02117 family protein — protein sequence MKKFFKILLKTVVSIVGLVALYLLSAYLLPFIEIPAEKTNEPKNVEAYILTNGVHTDLVFPVKSKEIDWSQKFPYEDTVAKDSTLRYIAIGWGDKGFYLDTPTWADLKFSTAFKAAFWLGNSAIHTTFYKEMKLGEDCKKLEMTSAQYQKLIKFIDDAMDKNAEGKYINIKTKAVYGKNDSFYEAKGSYSFLFTCNTWTNEALKISGQKAAFWTASDKGIFQHYQN from the coding sequence ATGAAGAAATTCTTTAAAATTTTATTGAAAACCGTTGTTTCTATTGTTGGATTGGTGGCTTTGTATTTGTTGAGCGCTTATTTATTGCCTTTTATAGAAATTCCTGCGGAAAAAACCAATGAACCCAAAAATGTAGAAGCATATATTTTGACCAATGGAGTTCATACCGATTTGGTTTTCCCTGTGAAATCAAAAGAAATAGACTGGAGTCAGAAATTTCCTTATGAAGATACGGTTGCCAAAGATTCTACTTTGAGATACATCGCTATTGGTTGGGGAGATAAAGGATTTTATCTGGATACGCCAACTTGGGCAGATTTAAAATTTTCTACGGCTTTCAAAGCAGCTTTTTGGTTGGGGAATAGTGCGATTCATACTACTTTTTATAAAGAAATGAAACTAGGAGAGGATTGTAAGAAATTAGAGATGACTTCAGCGCAATATCAGAAATTGATAAAGTTTATTGATGATGCTATGGATAAAAATGCTGAAGGAAAATATATCAACATCAAAACCAAAGCGGTTTACGGTAAAAATGATTCCTTTTATGAAGCAAAAGGCAGTTATAGTTTCTTATTTACCTGCAATACCTGGACGAATGAAGCTCTGAAAATTTCGGGGCAAAAAGCAGCGTTTTGGACGGCTTCTGATAAAGGAATATTTCAACATTATCAGAATTAA
- a CDS encoding peptidylprolyl isomerase gives MKIEENMKKTLSLVLFLAFVSYQSQYLIIGKDSISVDKFKTENKYGLENSGIENTVKTYVDFKLLQNFALEKRADTLGYFKKTMAEKEQQLREERFYPKEIMQSSLQQYFSSNLIEKKIQVFYVEKTADDKNDYNQIYNDVKSGKITLEKAIIDYTKQKPEPFFVKSGNVDVELNKQLELLQPGQFTQLVNSATVAAFAKLVDRRPSLGYIIFGMISYPKNEESEKMKSQIFEALKSGKKFEEVAQLYGSTDSEKKNAGVVMGSPVLPDVVYEAFKNKKQGEYTEPILIGEKYFVFNLYSVVPYQSSEKYNPMFIRDMMDSPFADVAYNKLIESLVKSTDYKEFPDFKKIKKSYQDYLAFKNDKAVLYQFNKDAFTFGDLKTLLSENFKNADKLTKEQWSAFLDSKRGNDVFAVYSRDFVKKPEIKEQLLKTQQNLLADFLFSEWIEKELTNKPELLDDYFKKNQQKYIWEKRADARVAILTDLSIEKDIAKEIKDAKNWDALNKKYYGKLNDKQQLMVHFEKGEMSENAEVFQVNKVPFEKGIQKVKLGERLLIIAIDGILPSSPMTKEEAMEELRADVREDILAKTIAEQRQKTKIVIEPSFNAELEKNFKK, from the coding sequence ATGAAAATTGAAGAAAACATGAAAAAAACGTTAAGTTTAGTCCTCTTTTTAGCTTTTGTAAGCTATCAATCACAGTATCTTATTATAGGAAAAGACAGTATTTCTGTAGATAAATTTAAAACCGAAAATAAATATGGTTTAGAAAATTCTGGCATAGAAAATACCGTGAAAACGTATGTAGATTTTAAGTTGCTCCAGAATTTTGCTTTAGAAAAAAGAGCAGATACTTTAGGCTATTTCAAAAAAACAATGGCCGAAAAAGAGCAACAACTTAGAGAAGAGCGTTTTTATCCTAAAGAAATCATGCAGTCTTCACTTCAGCAATATTTTTCATCCAACTTGATTGAGAAGAAAATTCAGGTTTTCTATGTAGAAAAAACAGCTGACGATAAAAATGATTACAATCAAATTTACAATGACGTAAAATCGGGTAAAATTACCTTAGAAAAAGCGATTATAGATTACACCAAGCAGAAACCAGAACCATTTTTTGTAAAATCTGGCAATGTAGATGTAGAACTGAACAAGCAACTAGAACTTTTGCAGCCTGGTCAGTTTACGCAATTGGTCAATAGCGCTACAGTTGCGGCTTTTGCGAAGTTGGTAGACAGAAGACCATCATTAGGTTATATTATTTTTGGAATGATTTCTTATCCTAAAAATGAGGAATCAGAAAAAATGAAATCTCAAATTTTTGAAGCGCTGAAATCTGGAAAAAAATTCGAGGAAGTAGCTCAATTATACGGTTCTACCGATAGTGAAAAGAAAAATGCAGGCGTAGTTATGGGTTCTCCGGTTTTGCCAGACGTAGTTTATGAAGCCTTCAAAAATAAAAAGCAGGGAGAATACACCGAACCTATTTTAATCGGCGAAAAATATTTTGTGTTCAATTTGTATTCGGTGGTTCCTTATCAAAGTTCAGAAAAATACAATCCTATGTTCATCAGAGATATGATGGATTCGCCTTTTGCTGATGTAGCGTATAATAAATTGATAGAATCTTTGGTTAAATCTACAGATTACAAAGAATTCCCAGATTTCAAAAAAATTAAGAAATCATATCAGGATTATTTGGCTTTTAAAAATGATAAAGCGGTTTTGTATCAATTCAATAAAGATGCGTTCACTTTTGGTGATTTGAAAACGCTGTTGTCTGAAAATTTTAAAAATGCAGATAAATTAACGAAAGAACAATGGTCTGCTTTCCTTGATTCTAAAAGAGGAAATGATGTTTTTGCCGTTTATTCTAGAGATTTTGTCAAAAAACCAGAAATTAAAGAACAATTGTTAAAAACTCAACAAAACTTATTGGCAGATTTTCTTTTCAGTGAGTGGATTGAAAAGGAACTAACCAACAAACCAGAATTATTGGATGATTATTTCAAAAAAAATCAACAAAAATATATTTGGGAAAAAAGAGCTGATGCAAGAGTGGCAATTTTAACCGATTTAAGCATAGAAAAAGACATCGCCAAAGAAATTAAAGATGCTAAAAATTGGGATGCTCTCAATAAAAAATATTACGGAAAACTGAATGATAAGCAGCAACTCATGGTGCATTTCGAGAAAGGAGAAATGTCTGAAAATGCAGAAGTTTTCCAAGTGAATAAAGTTCCTTTCGAAAAAGGGATTCAAAAAGTGAAACTGGGAGAGAGATTACTCATCATCGCTATTGATGGAATTTTACCGAGTTCACCCATGACCAAAGAAGAAGCCATGGAGGAATTAAGAGCAGATGTGAGAGAAGACATTTTAGCAAAAACGATTGCAGAACAACGCCAAAAAACAAAAATTGTAATAGAACCAAGTTTTAATGCTGAACTTGAGAAGAATTTTAAGAAATAA